A DNA window from Alligator mississippiensis isolate rAllMis1 chromosome 11, rAllMis1, whole genome shotgun sequence contains the following coding sequences:
- the LOC132244204 gene encoding H-2 class II histocompatibility antigen, E-S beta chain-like, with amino-acid sequence MGPGGMPGAGRRWAGAVLVTLAVLGPHVARCTEPPEHFLYQVKSECLYTNGTQRVRLLERYVWNQQDFVHFDSDVGVYVADTELGEPDAKYWNSQKEWMEDRRGSVDRFCRHNYQTAEQGLVVHRSAKPKVKVSPTKSGAQAHPDTLICSVTGFYPGGIEVKWLKNGQEQTAGVVSTELMQNGDWTFQILVMLEMTPRSGDVYTCQVEHSSLPGPVTVLWEAQSDSARSKMLTGVGGFVLGLIFLALGLLIYLRNKKGRPVPQPTGLLS; translated from the exons ATGGGGCCCGGGGGGATGCCGGGGGCCGGGAggcgctgggctggggctgtgctggtgaCACTGGCGGTGCTGGGACCCCACGTGGCTCGTTGCACGGAGCCCCCAG AGCACTTCCTCTACCAGGTCAAGTCGGAGTGTCTCTACACCAACGGCACCCAGCGCGTGAGGCTTCTGGAGAGGTACGTCTGGAACCAGCAGGACTTCGTTCACTTCGACAGCGACGTGGGCGTGTACGTGGCCGACACGGAGCTGGGGGAGCCTGACGCCAAGTACTGGAACAGCCAGAAGGAGTGGATGGAGGACAGACGGGGCTCAGTGGACAGGTTTTGCCGACACAACTACCAGACAGCGGAGCAAGGCCTTGTGGTGCACCGCAGCG CCAAGCCCAAGGTGAAAGTCTCCCCAACAAAATCAGGGGCCCAGGCCCACCCAGACACACTGATTTGCTCCGTGACGGGGTTTTATCCTGGCGGGATCGAGGTGAAATGGTTGAAGAACGGGCAGGAGCAGACGGCTGGAGTGGTGTCCACGGAGCTGATGCAGAACGGAGACTGGACCTTCCAGATCCTGGTGATGCTGGAAATGACCCCCCGGAGCGGGGACGTCTACACCTGCCAAGTGGAGCACAGCAGTCTGCCGGGCCCCGTCACCGTGCTCTGGG AGGCGCAGTCAGACTCGGCCAGGAGCAAGATGCTGACAGGGGTCGGGGGCTTCGTGTTGGGACTAATCTTCCTGGCTCTGGGACTGCTCATCTACCTGAGGAACAAGAAAG GCCGCCCCGTTCCCCAGCCAACAG ggctcctcagttAG